A stretch of Bradyrhizobium sp. CCBAU 53338 DNA encodes these proteins:
- the polA gene encoding DNA polymerase I, producing MPKTSPKTSAKADAKPAAPAAAKPVAAKAAGKGDHIFLVDGSGYIFRAYHALPPLNRKSDGLQVNAVLGFCNMLWKLLRDMPADNRPTHLAIVFDKSEVTFRNKIYPEYKAHRPPAPDDLIPQFALIREAVRAFDLPCLEQGGFEADDLIATYARQASERGATTTIVSSDKDLMQLVNDKIVMYDTMKDRRIGIPEVIEKFGVPPEKVVEVQALAGDSTDNVPGVPGIGIKTAAQLIVEYGDLEQLLFRATEIKQPKRREALIENAEKARISRQLVLLDDKVDLEVPLDDLAVHEPDARKLIAFLKAMEFTTLTRRVADYSQIDPANVDADASNSSAAKAGDGAKAKSSETSGDLFAAPATAAKGADKSDKSASLKGAPISLAAAREEALRKLPVDRAKYQTIKTLKELNGFVARIHDTGHVAIEIKANSIDPMQADLCGVALALAPNEACYVPLAHKQSGGGAGLFDAGLAPDQVKHAEAIDALRPVLESAGILKIGFDVKFAAVMLAQHGITLRNADDAKLISYVLDAGRGSHELDSLSERWFGHAMLKESELLGSGKGRITFDQVPIDKAAPLSAESADIALRAWRVLKPRLVAEHMTTVYETLERPLVSVLARMERRGISIDRQVLSRLSGDFAQTAARVEAEIQEIAGEPINVGSPKQIGDILFGKMGLPGGTKTKTGAWSTTAQVLDELAEQGHDFPRKILEWRQVSKLKSTYTDALPTYVNPQTHRVHTTYALAATTTGRLSSNEPNLQNIPVRTEDGRKIRRAFIATPGHKLVSADYSQIELRLLAEIANIPVLKQAFRDGLDIHAMTASEMFGVPIKGMPSEIRRRAKAINFGIIYGISAFGLANQLGIAREEASAYIKKYFERFPGIRAYMDETRDFCRSHGYVTTLFGRKCHYPDIKASNASVRAFNERAAINARLQGTAADIIRRAMTRVEDALAEKKLSAQMLLQVHDELIFEVPDAEVERTLPVVQHVMQDAPFPAVLLSVPLHVDARAAKNWDEAH from the coding sequence ATGCCCAAGACATCCCCGAAGACCTCCGCCAAAGCCGACGCCAAACCTGCTGCGCCAGCTGCTGCCAAACCGGTCGCGGCGAAGGCCGCCGGCAAGGGCGACCACATCTTCCTGGTCGACGGTTCCGGCTACATCTTCCGTGCCTATCACGCGCTGCCGCCGCTGAATCGCAAGTCCGACGGCTTGCAGGTCAACGCCGTGCTCGGCTTCTGCAACATGCTTTGGAAGCTCTTGCGTGACATGCCCGCCGACAACCGGCCGACGCATCTTGCCATCGTGTTCGACAAGTCCGAAGTCACCTTCCGCAACAAGATCTATCCCGAATACAAGGCACACCGGCCGCCGGCACCCGACGATCTGATCCCGCAATTCGCGCTGATCCGTGAGGCGGTGCGCGCCTTCGACCTTCCCTGTCTGGAGCAAGGCGGCTTCGAGGCCGACGATCTCATCGCCACCTATGCGCGGCAGGCGAGCGAGCGCGGTGCCACCACGACCATCGTGTCCTCCGACAAGGACCTGATGCAGCTCGTGAACGACAAGATCGTCATGTACGACACCATGAAGGATCGCCGCATCGGCATCCCTGAAGTGATCGAGAAGTTCGGCGTGCCGCCCGAGAAGGTGGTCGAGGTGCAGGCGCTCGCCGGCGATTCCACCGACAACGTTCCCGGCGTGCCCGGCATCGGCATCAAGACCGCGGCGCAATTGATCGTCGAATATGGCGACCTCGAGCAACTCCTGTTCCGCGCCACCGAGATCAAGCAGCCGAAGCGGCGCGAGGCGCTGATCGAGAACGCCGAGAAGGCGCGAATCTCGCGCCAGCTCGTGCTGCTCGACGACAAGGTCGATCTGGAAGTGCCGCTCGACGACCTCGCCGTCCACGAGCCCGATGCACGCAAGCTGATCGCTTTTCTCAAGGCAATGGAATTCACCACACTCACGCGCCGCGTCGCCGACTATTCGCAGATCGATCCGGCCAATGTCGATGCCGACGCCAGCAACAGCAGCGCCGCCAAGGCTGGCGACGGCGCGAAGGCAAAATCGTCAGAAACCTCCGGTGATCTCTTCGCCGCTCCCGCGACAGCTGCAAAGGGCGCCGACAAGAGTGACAAATCGGCGAGCCTCAAGGGTGCGCCGATCTCGCTCGCTGCCGCGCGCGAAGAGGCGCTGCGCAAGCTTCCGGTCGACCGGGCCAAGTACCAGACCATCAAGACGCTGAAAGAGCTCAACGGCTTCGTCGCGCGCATCCATGATACCGGCCATGTCGCGATCGAGATCAAGGCCAACTCCATCGATCCCATGCAGGCCGATCTCTGCGGTGTCGCGCTGGCGCTGGCGCCGAACGAGGCCTGCTACGTGCCGCTGGCGCACAAGCAGTCCGGCGGCGGTGCCGGCCTGTTCGACGCCGGCCTCGCGCCCGATCAGGTCAAGCATGCCGAGGCCATCGACGCACTGCGGCCGGTGCTGGAATCGGCGGGCATCCTCAAGATCGGATTCGACGTCAAATTCGCCGCTGTGATGCTGGCGCAGCACGGTATCACCTTGCGCAACGCCGATGACGCAAAGCTGATCTCCTACGTGCTCGACGCCGGCCGCGGCTCGCATGAGCTGGACTCGCTGTCCGAGCGCTGGTTCGGACACGCCATGCTGAAGGAGAGCGAGCTGCTCGGCAGCGGCAAGGGCAGGATCACCTTCGACCAGGTGCCGATCGACAAGGCGGCACCGCTGTCCGCTGAGAGCGCCGACATCGCCTTGCGCGCCTGGCGCGTGCTGAAGCCGCGCCTCGTCGCCGAGCATATGACCACCGTCTACGAGACGCTGGAGCGGCCGCTGGTCTCCGTGCTCGCGCGCATGGAGCGGCGCGGCATCTCGATCGATCGGCAGGTGCTGTCGCGACTATCGGGCGATTTCGCCCAGACCGCGGCGCGCGTCGAGGCCGAGATCCAGGAGATCGCGGGCGAGCCGATCAATGTCGGCAGCCCCAAGCAGATCGGCGACATCCTGTTCGGCAAGATGGGACTGCCTGGCGGCACCAAGACCAAGACCGGCGCGTGGTCGACCACCGCTCAGGTGCTCGACGAGCTCGCCGAGCAGGGCCATGATTTTCCACGCAAGATCCTGGAGTGGCGGCAGGTTTCAAAACTGAAATCGACCTACACCGACGCACTGCCGACCTATGTCAATCCGCAGACGCACCGCGTGCACACGACCTACGCGCTGGCGGCGACCACGACGGGCCGGCTGTCGTCGAACGAGCCGAATCTGCAGAACATTCCGGTGCGCACCGAGGACGGCAGAAAAATTCGCCGCGCCTTCATCGCGACGCCCGGGCACAAGCTCGTCTCCGCCGACTATTCGCAGATCGAGCTGCGGCTGCTCGCGGAGATCGCCAACATTCCCGTGCTGAAGCAAGCCTTCCGCGACGGCCTCGACATTCACGCGATGACGGCGTCGGAAATGTTCGGCGTGCCGATCAAGGGCATGCCGAGCGAGATCCGCCGCCGCGCCAAGGCAATCAATTTCGGCATCATCTACGGCATCTCGGCGTTCGGCCTCGCCAACCAACTCGGCATCGCCCGCGAAGAGGCATCGGCCTACATCAAGAAGTATTTCGAGCGCTTCCCCGGAATCCGCGCTTATATGGACGAAACGCGAGACTTCTGCCGGAGCCACGGTTACGTCACCACGCTGTTCGGCCGCAAGTGCCACTACCCGGACATCAAGGCCTCGAACGCCTCGGTACGTGCCTTCAACGAGCGCGCCGCGATCAACGCGCGACTGCAGGGCACCGCCGCAGACATCATCCGCCGCGCCATGACGCGGGTGGAGGACGCACTGGCCGAGAAGAAGCTCTCGGCGCAGATGCTGCTCCAGGTGCATGACGAACTGATCTTCGAGGTGCCGGACGCCGAAGTCGAGAGAACGCTTCCGGTCGTGCAGCACGTGATGCAGGACGCGCCGTTCCCGGCCGTGCTGCTCTCGGTGCCGCTGCATGTCGACGCACGGGCGGCGAAGAATTGGGACGAGGCGCACTGA
- a CDS encoding acyltransferase family protein, with product MTPSGTSAARAGLPKASTAARVDWVDYAKGICIVMVVMMHSVLGVELAAGETGFMHVLVAFAKPFRMPDFFLISGLFLPLVIDRDWRTYLDRKVVHFAYFYVVWVTIQFGFKAPAFAAETSWREVGLLYLESFIEPFGTLWFIYLLPIFFVVTKLTRRIPPPAIWLVAAALETARIATGWTAIDEFCARFVYFYSGYLFAPYVFALSDRARTHPALALAALATWALVDAGLVAFGASEWKVVSLVLGFAGACAIITSGTLLARMHWCNFLRFCGEHSIVIYLAFFLPMAATRTLLLRTGIIADIGTVSLIVTVLGVLGSLAIWQTALRFHADFLFERPDAFWIAPKKAGPALQAAE from the coding sequence ATGACACCATCAGGCACATCAGCTGCACGTGCAGGGCTTCCCAAGGCCTCCACTGCCGCGCGTGTCGACTGGGTCGATTACGCCAAGGGCATCTGCATCGTCATGGTGGTGATGATGCATTCGGTGCTGGGGGTCGAACTCGCCGCCGGCGAGACCGGTTTCATGCATGTCCTGGTGGCCTTTGCGAAGCCGTTCCGGATGCCGGACTTCTTCCTGATTTCGGGCTTGTTCCTGCCGTTGGTGATCGATCGGGACTGGCGAACCTATCTCGACCGCAAGGTGGTGCATTTCGCTTATTTTTATGTCGTCTGGGTGACGATCCAGTTCGGCTTCAAGGCGCCGGCCTTCGCGGCCGAAACCAGCTGGCGCGAGGTCGGCCTTCTGTATCTCGAATCCTTCATCGAGCCGTTCGGCACACTCTGGTTCATCTACCTGCTGCCGATCTTCTTCGTCGTCACAAAACTGACACGACGAATCCCTCCGCCGGCGATCTGGCTCGTGGCGGCCGCACTGGAAACCGCGCGCATCGCAACCGGCTGGACGGCGATCGACGAGTTCTGCGCCCGCTTCGTCTATTTCTACTCGGGCTACCTGTTCGCGCCCTATGTGTTCGCATTGTCAGACCGCGCGCGCACCCATCCCGCGCTTGCGCTCGCGGCGCTCGCGACCTGGGCACTGGTCGATGCCGGCCTCGTGGCATTCGGCGCGAGCGAATGGAAGGTCGTCTCGCTCGTGCTCGGCTTCGCCGGTGCGTGTGCGATCATCACGTCAGGCACGCTGCTCGCGCGCATGCATTGGTGCAATTTCCTGCGTTTCTGCGGCGAGCATTCGATCGTGATCTATCTCGCCTTCTTCCTGCCGATGGCGGCGACGCGAACGCTGCTGCTGCGCACCGGAATCATCGCCGACATCGGCACGGTCTCGCTGATCGTCACGGTTCTCGGCGTGCTCGGATCGCTCGCGATCTGGCAGACCGCGTTGCGATTCCACGCCGACTTCCTGTTCGAGCGGCCCGACGCATTCTGGATCGCGCCGAAGAAGGCAGGGCCGGCGTTGCAGGCAGCGGAGTAG
- a CDS encoding UDP-glucose/GDP-mannose dehydrogenase family protein: MRIAMIGTGYVGLVSGACFADFGHDVTCVDKDEKKIAALHRGEIPIYEPGLDELVATNVKAKRLDFTTDLSRPVAEADAVFIAVGTPSRRGDGHADLSYVYAAAKEIAQSLSGFTVVVTKSTVPVGTGDEVERIIRETNPKADVVVASNPEFLREGAAIRDFKFPDRVVVGTSDERGRKVMGDIYRPLSLNQAPLMFTARRTAEMIKYAANAFLATKITFINEIADLSEKVGANVQEVARGIGLDNRIGTKFLHAGPGFGGSCFPKDTKALIKIAQDYDVSLRIVESVLAVNENRKRAMARKVSQALGGSLRGKTIGVLGLTFKPDTDDMRDAPSIPLVTGLIDMGAKVKAFDPVGMEQAKGELPNITYCEDAYSCAQGADALVIVTEWVQFRALDLDRLKATMAQPIVVDLRNIYRPEEMAAAGFIYESVGRPPAQG, encoded by the coding sequence ATGCGCATCGCGATGATCGGCACGGGTTATGTGGGACTGGTGTCCGGAGCCTGTTTTGCGGATTTCGGTCACGACGTCACCTGCGTCGACAAGGACGAGAAGAAGATTGCAGCGCTTCATCGCGGTGAGATTCCGATCTACGAACCCGGCCTCGACGAACTGGTCGCCACCAATGTGAAGGCCAAGCGGCTCGACTTCACAACCGATCTGTCCAGGCCGGTCGCAGAGGCCGATGCCGTGTTCATCGCGGTCGGCACGCCGTCCCGTCGCGGCGACGGTCACGCCGATCTCTCCTATGTCTACGCCGCCGCGAAGGAGATCGCGCAGTCGCTGTCCGGCTTCACCGTCGTGGTGACCAAGTCGACCGTGCCGGTCGGCACCGGCGACGAGGTCGAGCGCATCATCCGCGAGACCAATCCGAAGGCCGACGTCGTCGTCGCCTCCAATCCCGAGTTCCTGCGCGAGGGTGCCGCGATCCGCGACTTCAAGTTCCCCGATCGCGTCGTGGTCGGCACCTCCGACGAGCGCGGCCGCAAGGTGATGGGTGATATCTATCGTCCGCTGTCGCTGAACCAGGCGCCGCTGATGTTCACCGCGCGCCGTACCGCCGAGATGATCAAATATGCGGCGAACGCGTTCCTCGCGACCAAGATCACCTTCATCAACGAGATCGCGGACCTCTCCGAGAAGGTCGGCGCCAACGTGCAGGAAGTCGCGCGCGGCATTGGCCTGGACAACCGGATCGGCACCAAATTCCTGCATGCCGGTCCCGGCTTCGGCGGCTCCTGCTTCCCGAAGGACACCAAGGCGCTGATCAAGATCGCGCAGGACTACGACGTGTCCTTGCGCATCGTCGAATCCGTGCTTGCCGTGAACGAGAACCGCAAGCGCGCGATGGCGCGAAAAGTGAGCCAGGCGCTCGGTGGTAGCTTGCGCGGCAAGACCATCGGCGTGCTCGGTCTCACCTTCAAGCCCGACACCGACGACATGCGCGATGCGCCGTCGATCCCGCTCGTCACGGGCCTCATCGACATGGGCGCGAAGGTCAAGGCGTTCGATCCCGTCGGCATGGAGCAGGCCAAGGGTGAACTTCCCAACATCACCTATTGCGAGGACGCCTATTCCTGCGCGCAAGGTGCCGATGCGCTTGTCATCGTCACCGAATGGGTGCAGTTCCGCGCGCTCGATCTCGACCGGTTGAAGGCGACCATGGCCCAGCCCATTGTCGTCGATCTCCGCAACATCTACCGGCCCGAAGAGATGGCTGCCGCCGGCTTCATTTATGAGAGCGTGGGGCGCCCGCCGGCGCAGGGCTGA
- the hrpB gene encoding ATP-dependent helicase HrpB: MPRTFDTPLPIDAVLDDLSRTLDQHNAAVLVAPPGAGKTTRVPLALLDAPWAKDKKIIVLEPRRIAARASADRMAKSLGERTGEIVGYRVRFGSKISRATRIEVVTEGIFTRQILDDPELSGVAAILFDEFHERSLDADMGLALARDAQLGLREDIRILVMSATLDGARVAKLLGEAPVVESEGRAFPVETRYLGRKADAPIERQMADAIVSALRADSGSVLAFLPGAAEIRRTQNFLGERVQDASIEIVPLFGALDAAVQDRAISPAPKGMRKVVLATSIAETSLTIEGVRIVVDSGLARVPRYEPDIGLTRLETVRAARAAVDQRRGRAGRTEPGVCYRLWDEPQTASLAPYTQPEILSADLSSLVLDLAQWGVADPAALSFLDPPPQPAWKEAKSLLLELNALDGDGRITAEGKSLRALALPPRLARMIVDSHRAGHGEEAAEIAAILTERGLGGDSADLEHRRDQFRRDRSPRAASARDLARRWASQVAASERPGPREDLSTGLMLAYAFPDRVARNRGNGSFVLANGRGAAVEQTSSLARAPYIAIGEMTGTAASGRILLAAPITEDDIERHFAEHIESIDEISFDRGAMALRARRKRVLHAITLSEATLAVSPSEDTARILADGLIAAGLDRLPWSKAAKQWRDRVMFLRKEEGDSWPDLSDDGLIARRDDWLVPALYDKIALKDISAGDLSDALMALLPWEMRARLDREAPTHFEAPTGSVLAIDYEAEQGPTIAVRLQELFGLNAHPSIAAGKVPLVLELLSPAQRPVQVTRDLPGFWRGSYAAVRSDLRGRYPRHPWPDDPASALPTRRAKPRGT, from the coding sequence TTGCCCCGCACTTTCGACACGCCCCTCCCGATCGATGCCGTGCTCGACGACCTCTCGCGCACGCTGGATCAGCACAATGCCGCCGTGCTGGTGGCCCCGCCGGGCGCCGGCAAGACCACGCGCGTGCCGCTGGCATTGCTCGATGCGCCTTGGGCAAAGGATAAGAAGATCATCGTGCTGGAGCCGCGCCGCATCGCCGCGCGCGCCAGCGCCGACCGCATGGCGAAGTCGCTCGGCGAGCGCACAGGGGAGATCGTCGGCTACCGCGTCCGCTTCGGCTCGAAAATCTCGCGGGCGACACGCATCGAGGTCGTGACCGAAGGCATTTTCACCCGCCAGATCCTCGACGATCCCGAACTCTCGGGCGTCGCGGCCATCCTGTTCGACGAATTCCACGAGCGTTCGCTCGATGCCGACATGGGCCTGGCGCTGGCGCGCGACGCACAACTCGGCTTGCGCGAGGACATCCGCATCCTGGTGATGTCGGCCACGCTCGACGGCGCGCGCGTCGCAAAACTGCTGGGCGAAGCGCCTGTGGTCGAAAGCGAGGGCCGGGCGTTTCCGGTCGAGACGCGCTATCTCGGCCGCAAGGCGGATGCGCCGATCGAGCGGCAGATGGCGGATGCGATCGTATCGGCGCTGCGCGCCGACAGCGGCTCGGTGCTGGCGTTTTTGCCGGGCGCCGCCGAAATCCGCCGCACTCAGAATTTTCTCGGTGAACGCGTGCAGGACGCCAGCATCGAGATCGTGCCGCTGTTCGGCGCGCTCGACGCCGCCGTGCAGGACCGCGCCATTTCTCCCGCGCCCAAGGGCATGCGCAAGGTCGTGCTCGCGACCTCGATCGCGGAGACCTCGCTCACCATCGAAGGCGTCCGCATCGTGGTCGATTCCGGCCTTGCGCGCGTGCCGCGCTACGAGCCCGACATCGGCCTGACGCGGCTCGAGACCGTGCGCGCGGCACGCGCGGCGGTCGACCAGCGCCGTGGCCGTGCCGGCCGCACCGAGCCCGGCGTCTGCTATCGGCTCTGGGACGAGCCGCAGACGGCCTCGCTCGCTCCCTACACCCAGCCGGAAATTCTGAGCGCCGACCTCTCCTCGCTGGTGCTCGACCTCGCGCAATGGGGCGTCGCCGATCCCGCCGCGCTGTCGTTCCTCGATCCGCCGCCGCAGCCCGCCTGGAAGGAGGCAAAAAGCCTGCTCCTGGAGCTCAACGCACTCGACGGCGACGGACGCATCACCGCGGAAGGCAAGAGTCTGCGCGCACTGGCGCTGCCGCCGCGCTTGGCCCGCATGATCGTGGATTCGCACCGCGCAGGTCACGGCGAAGAGGCGGCCGAGATCGCGGCCATCCTGACCGAGCGCGGGCTCGGCGGCGACAGCGCCGATCTCGAGCACCGGCGCGATCAATTCCGCCGCGATCGTTCGCCGCGAGCAGCGAGCGCGCGGGATCTCGCGCGCCGTTGGGCTTCGCAAGTCGCGGCGTCCGAGAGGCCGGGGCCGCGGGAGGATCTCTCGACCGGCCTGATGTTGGCCTATGCCTTCCCGGACCGCGTCGCGCGCAACCGCGGCAATGGCAGTTTCGTGCTCGCCAACGGCCGTGGCGCGGCCGTCGAGCAGACCTCCTCGCTCGCGCGCGCGCCCTATATCGCGATCGGCGAGATGACTGGAACGGCTGCGAGTGGCCGTATCCTGCTCGCCGCGCCGATCACTGAAGATGATATCGAGCGGCACTTCGCCGAGCATATCGAGAGTATCGACGAGATCTCCTTCGACCGTGGTGCGATGGCGCTGCGCGCACGGCGCAAGCGCGTGCTGCACGCGATCACGCTGTCCGAGGCCACGCTCGCGGTGTCGCCCTCGGAGGACACAGCGCGCATTCTTGCCGACGGGCTGATTGCCGCCGGCCTCGACCGGTTGCCCTGGTCGAAAGCCGCAAAACAATGGCGCGACCGCGTGATGTTCTTGCGCAAGGAGGAGGGCGATAGCTGGCCTGATCTGTCCGACGACGGATTGATCGCGCGGCGCGACGATTGGCTGGTGCCCGCGCTCTACGACAAGATTGCGCTGAAGGACATTTCCGCTGGCGATCTCTCCGATGCGCTGATGGCGCTGCTGCCGTGGGAGATGCGCGCGCGGCTCGACCGCGAGGCGCCGACGCATTTCGAGGCGCCGACGGGAAGCGTGCTCGCGATCGACTACGAGGCCGAGCAGGGACCGACGATTGCGGTGCGGCTCCAGGAATTGTTCGGCCTCAACGCCCATCCGTCGATCGCCGCCGGCAAGGTGCCCTTGGTGCTGGAATTGCTGTCGCCGGCGCAGCGCCCGGTGCAGGTGACGCGCGATCTTCCCGGCTTCTGGCGCGGCAGTTACGCCGCGGTCCGCTCCGACCTGCGCGGCCGCTACCCGCG